In Erigeron canadensis isolate Cc75 chromosome 6, C_canadensis_v1, whole genome shotgun sequence, the following are encoded in one genomic region:
- the LOC122604862 gene encoding latex serine proteinase inhibitor-like, with protein sequence MKASIFSYVLFLIFTITTQSIFIFTTTNTASAAEVVVRDSTGKKVLNNVRYHVAPVAKGGSIKLTDTINKKKVCPFDVVHDPKDNVGGEFMFTIITNGVVKENYLKTERILGIDSGYPKGACTESTFWTINDAEAKAPPANLITTGGGFDTDLTCFQVVEHPKPTNKNSYMLQHCPSFCGAGPSTCFNISLSSYQGVNRLSTVGATPFEFVFHKIAS encoded by the coding sequence ATGAAAGCATCAATATTCTCTTATGTGCTTTTCCTTATCTTCACTATCACCACacaatcaatttttatttttaccaccaCAAATACCGCATCGGCTGCTGAAGTCGTAGTAAGAGACTCAACCGGGAAAAAGGTATTGAATAATGTTCGCTACCACGTTGCTCCAGTCGCCAAGGGTGGCTCGATCAAGCTAACGGACACAATCAACAAGAAGAAAGTGTGTCCCTTCGATGTGGTTCACGACCCCAAGGATAACGTAGGTGGCGAGTTTATGTTCACCATAATTACCAACGGAGTTGTAAAGGAAAACTATCTTAAAACAGAACGAATTCTTGGGATTGACTCGGGTTATCCCAAGGGAGCCTGCACTGAGTCTACATTTTGGACCATCAACGATGCGGAAGCAAAGGCGCCTCCAGCTAACTTGATTACGACTGGAGGTGGCTTCGATACGGATCTTACTTGTTTTCAAGTGGTGGAGCACCCCAAgccaacaaataaaaatagcTACATGCTTCAACATTGTCCCTCATTCTGCGGTGCCGGTCCTAGTACTTGCTTTAACATAAGCCTCTCCTCGTATCAGGGCGTGAATCGTCTTTCTACTGTTGGTGCTACTCCTTTCGAGTTTGTGTTTCACAAGATTGCAAGTTAA
- the LOC122606050 gene encoding agamous-like MADS-box protein AGL62, giving the protein MAKKPSLGRQKIKIAKIQIKNHLQVTFSKRRSGLFKKASELCTLCGVEIAIVVFSPAGKVFSFGHPKVESIVDRFLTRNPNFNSTTNSLYFMEAHRIASIPELNMQLTHIHNELEAEKKRTETLDEMRKASRSQFWWEAPIEELNLHELEQLKDSMEELKKNVTIQANKLYAENSNSMSLFGTNNNNSIISGGFDHYEMKPGPVLSTSSGVCNTHHGYGYGHSLF; this is encoded by the coding sequence ATGGCAAAGAAACCAAGTTTGGGTcgacaaaaaatcaaaatcgcAAAAATCCAGATAAAAAACCATCTACAAGTTACCTTCTCAAAGAGACGGTCAGGGCTCTTCAAGAAGGCTAGCGAGCTTTGCACGTTGTGTGGGGTTGAAATCGCGATTGTGGTGTTTTCTCCTGCCGGGAAGGTTTTCTCATTTGGGCATCCTAAAGTCGAGTCAATCGTAGACAGGTTTTTAACAAGAAATCCTAATTTTAACTCGACTACGaatagtttatattttatggAGGCACATAGGATAGCTAGCATTCCTGAACTAAACATGCAATTAACACACATTCACAATGAGTTAGAAGCCGAGAAGAAAAGAACTGAAACGCTAGACGAAATGAGAAAGGCTAGCCGGAGCCAGTTTTGGTGGGAAGCGCCAATCGAGGAGCTTAATCTTCATGAACTTGAACAGCTCAAGGATTCAATGGAGGAACTCAAAAAGAACGTGACGATACAAGCTAATAAGCTTTACGCCGAAAACTCTAACTCCATGTCACTTTTCggtactaataataataatagcattATTAGTGGTGGTTTTGATCACTATGAGATGAAGCCCGGTCCGGTCTTATCAACATCCTCTGGTGTTTGTAACACCCACCATGGATATGGGTATGGCCATAGTTTGTTTTGA